Proteins from a genomic interval of Pseudomonadota bacterium:
- a CDS encoding peptidylprolyl isomerase, with translation MRKRSSIWRDPFVLFAIGGVALFLIAAAVERSAEEGATRLPRQLLITHAKQEELRTQFERANGRAPTAEEHAAAVERHVRERILFEQAVAWDMHRNDVVVRRRLVERVRMLFGNYAPTDRDETDLQATYEQYKERFLAPASIGFRQIFIDRDVHGEDALEHARALKETLRETGSAEGDLWYQAPTEPPRSLPRISALMGQDFAAALDLLPAGEWSPPVASSYGYHLVFIEEKTPARQVPLEEVLEQVWVLHRRERERASFATFSDRLRARYEVTIEPPPASASDGAR, from the coding sequence GTGCGTAAGCGGAGCAGCATCTGGCGCGACCCCTTCGTGCTGTTTGCCATCGGCGGTGTCGCCCTGTTCCTGATAGCCGCTGCCGTTGAGCGCAGCGCTGAGGAAGGCGCCACGAGGCTGCCGAGACAGCTGCTTATCACCCACGCCAAGCAAGAGGAGCTGCGCACGCAATTCGAGCGCGCCAACGGCCGTGCGCCGACCGCAGAGGAACACGCGGCAGCGGTCGAGCGCCACGTGCGAGAGCGCATCCTCTTTGAGCAAGCCGTGGCCTGGGACATGCACCGCAACGATGTGGTCGTACGTCGTCGCCTGGTCGAGCGCGTGCGCATGCTATTTGGCAACTACGCGCCAACCGATCGAGATGAGACCGATCTACAAGCCACCTACGAGCAGTACAAGGAGCGCTTCCTGGCGCCGGCCAGCATCGGGTTTCGCCAGATCTTCATCGATCGTGACGTACACGGCGAGGACGCCCTCGAGCACGCCCGAGCCCTTAAGGAGACGCTGCGGGAAACTGGCAGCGCCGAGGGCGACCTGTGGTACCAAGCGCCGACCGAACCCCCGCGCAGCCTGCCGCGAATCAGCGCTCTCATGGGGCAGGACTTTGCGGCGGCCTTGGACTTACTGCCGGCGGGTGAGTGGTCCCCTCCTGTCGCCTCGAGCTACGGCTACCACCTAGTGTTCATCGAGGAGAAGACCCCGGCTCGCCAAGTGCCACTGGAGGAAGTGCTAGAGCAGGTTTGGGTGCTCCATCGCAGGGAGCGCGAGCGCGCTAGCTTCGCGACTTTCAGCGATCGTCTGAGGGCTCGCTACGAGGTTACCATCGAGCCGCCACCAGCGAGTGCCTCCGATGGCGCGCGCTAG
- a CDS encoding HupE/UreJ family protein, with translation MARASSMLLRWCSALLFVLLALGASAHGFRPAELEIDEVGGGVFLVRWAPNDAAEATEFVGIDPLRVTLPEHCERTRFLGDGTADYYRLDCGAEALDDACVRVQGFASSNAQAIAKLRLSGGGSSSRLLTYGDDTWCLDSPPGWKDSSASYLSAGLVHILGGFDHLLFLLTLVLIFHHTTLRLALITAFTAGHSCSLALATLGWLTPPMAAIEILIAWTVAFAAYEAYQATDRRGAGAESITQRLPWLVTGGFGFVHGFGFASALREIGFTDGQELFLPLLSFNLGVEVGQILVLAVVLVAESALHRLALASTSARHLARAGSLAIGSIAMYWVLERGAGLLLKA, from the coding sequence ATGGCGCGCGCTAGTTCGATGCTGCTTCGCTGGTGCTCAGCCTTGCTCTTCGTGCTGCTTGCGCTGGGCGCAAGTGCGCACGGTTTCCGGCCGGCGGAGCTGGAGATCGACGAGGTAGGTGGTGGGGTCTTTCTCGTGCGATGGGCGCCCAACGATGCAGCAGAAGCCACCGAGTTTGTGGGCATCGATCCCCTCCGTGTCACCCTCCCTGAGCACTGCGAGCGAACCCGCTTTCTCGGCGACGGCACCGCCGATTACTACCGACTCGATTGTGGCGCTGAGGCACTAGACGATGCATGTGTCCGTGTGCAGGGTTTCGCCAGCTCCAATGCGCAAGCGATTGCGAAGCTGCGCCTGAGCGGCGGCGGCTCGAGCAGCCGCCTGCTCACCTACGGCGATGATACGTGGTGTCTGGACTCGCCGCCGGGATGGAAGGACAGTTCAGCCAGCTACCTCTCCGCCGGCCTAGTGCACATTCTTGGCGGCTTCGACCACCTGCTCTTCTTGCTCACGCTGGTGCTTATCTTCCACCACACCACCCTACGTCTCGCGCTGATCACTGCCTTCACGGCCGGCCACAGCTGCTCGCTGGCTCTGGCCACGCTCGGCTGGCTCACCCCACCGATGGCAGCAATCGAGATCCTCATCGCCTGGACCGTCGCCTTTGCTGCTTATGAAGCTTATCAGGCTACCGACCGTCGCGGTGCCGGCGCCGAATCGATCACGCAACGACTACCCTGGCTGGTGACTGGCGGCTTCGGGTTCGTGCACGGCTTTGGATTCGCGTCGGCCCTGCGAGAGATAGGCTTCACCGACGGCCAGGAGCTGTTCCTGCCCCTACTCTCCTTCAACCTCGGAGTCGAGGTCGGACAGATCCTCGTGTTGGCGGTGGTCCTGGTAGCGGAGTCCGCGCTGCATCGCCTTGCGCTGGCGAGCACCAGCGCGCGTCACCTGGCGAGAGCGGGCAGTTTGGCCATCGGCAGCATCGCGATGTACTGGGTCTTGGAGCGGGGAGCTGGGCTGTTACTCAAAGCGTGA
- the queC gene encoding 7-cyano-7-deazaguanine synthase QueC, protein MSEVVDRPRAVVLLSGGLDSATVLAIAREGGYACHALSVDYGQRHRAELEAAERVASALGAVAHRVVRVELGSLGGSALTDEAIEVPEAGTSTDEIPPTYVPARNTVMLSLALAYAEVIGATDLFAGMNAVDYSGYPDCRPEYVEQFERLAKLATKAGVSGSTMQVKAPLIQLSKAQIIRTGEVLGVDYAMTVSCYRADEAGRACGRCDACHLRREGFEAAGVADPTRYFA, encoded by the coding sequence ATGAGCGAAGTCGTGGATAGGCCGCGCGCCGTGGTACTGCTCTCGGGGGGCTTGGATTCGGCCACCGTGTTGGCCATCGCCCGCGAAGGCGGCTACGCCTGCCATGCCTTGAGCGTCGACTACGGTCAGCGCCATCGGGCGGAGCTCGAGGCCGCCGAGCGAGTAGCGAGCGCCTTAGGCGCCGTGGCCCATCGTGTGGTCCGGGTTGAGCTTGGAAGCCTGGGCGGCAGTGCTCTGACCGACGAGGCGATCGAAGTGCCCGAGGCGGGTACCAGCACCGATGAGATACCTCCCACCTACGTGCCTGCCAGAAATACCGTCATGCTATCGCTCGCCTTAGCCTACGCGGAGGTAATCGGCGCGACGGACCTCTTCGCAGGTATGAACGCGGTGGATTACTCTGGCTATCCAGACTGTCGCCCTGAGTACGTCGAGCAGTTCGAGAGGCTCGCCAAGCTTGCCACCAAAGCGGGTGTCAGCGGGAGCACCATGCAGGTCAAGGCGCCCCTGATTCAGCTCTCGAAGGCGCAGATCATTCGCACGGGTGAAGTGCTGGGGGTGGACTATGCGATGACCGTGTCCTGCTACCGTGCCGACGAGGCCGGTCGCGCATGTGGCCGCTGCGACGCCTGCCATCTTCGACGCGAGGGATTTGAAGCCGCCGGCGTTGCTGATCCGACGCGCTACTTCGCCTGA
- the queE gene encoding 7-carboxy-7-deazaguanine synthase QueE — protein MSATSPTQRSSFESPRAAHRLRISEIFLSLQGEADTAGAPTTFVRLTGCPLRCVYCDTAYAFGGGEVMAVEEILSQVAANGVEHVCVTGGEPLAQRSVLPLMRALCDEGHRVSLETSGALAIGEVDPRVVRVVDIKTPASGEVHRNLASNLELLGANDRVKFVLTDRADYEWSRRFIAEHALAQRCPVFLSPSHEVLAPRELADWIVADRLPVRLQVQLHKYLWGDMPGV, from the coding sequence TTGAGCGCCACCTCGCCTACGCAGCGCTCGTCTTTCGAGTCTCCGCGCGCCGCCCACCGCTTGCGCATCAGTGAGATCTTCCTGAGCCTACAGGGCGAGGCCGACACCGCCGGTGCACCTACAACATTTGTTAGGTTGACGGGGTGCCCACTGCGCTGTGTCTATTGCGATACGGCCTATGCCTTTGGCGGTGGGGAGGTGATGGCCGTGGAGGAGATCCTATCGCAGGTGGCAGCAAACGGGGTCGAGCACGTCTGCGTTACGGGTGGCGAACCCTTGGCTCAGCGATCCGTGCTGCCCTTGATGCGTGCCTTGTGCGATGAGGGCCACCGCGTGTCGCTGGAGACTAGCGGTGCTCTCGCCATCGGCGAGGTCGATCCACGCGTGGTTCGCGTTGTGGACATCAAAACCCCGGCCTCGGGAGAGGTGCATCGAAACCTCGCTAGCAATCTGGAGCTGCTCGGCGCCAACGATCGGGTAAAGTTCGTGCTCACCGATCGAGCCGACTACGAATGGAGTCGGCGCTTTATCGCGGAGCACGCCCTGGCCCAACGCTGTCCAGTCTTTCTGTCGCCAAGCCACGAAGTACTTGCGCCTCGCGAGCTCGCCGATTGGATCGTCGCCGACCGTTTGCCGGTGCGCTTGCAGGTACAGCTGCATAAGTACCTTTGGGGTGACATGCCGGGCGTATGA
- the ybgF gene encoding tol-pal system protein YbgF: MAVSARTYAVALVAIAGVVAAGCVTVPPEDDPVLLKIGELESRLSSLESRLDNEGMVSMVGELQRLQEEVRLLRGDVEVTGNSMATLEQNQRNMFVQIEDRVRAVESAPRVGGAASAPLADPANALATPLSDSELYDNGFDLLKRQQYEQAREVFAELVRAQPQSNLAGAAQYWYGETFYVRRDFQTARDAFARVLAEYPRSSKAADAQLKLGFCHYELQQWGQARATLEEVLARYGGSSAARLAADRLDRMQQEGR; encoded by the coding sequence ATGGCCGTTAGCGCTCGGACCTATGCGGTGGCGCTAGTGGCCATTGCCGGGGTGGTCGCGGCGGGGTGCGTTACCGTTCCGCCCGAGGATGATCCGGTGTTGTTGAAGATCGGCGAGCTCGAGTCCCGCCTGAGCAGTCTTGAGTCGCGCCTCGACAACGAAGGCATGGTGAGCATGGTTGGCGAATTGCAGCGCCTGCAGGAGGAGGTGCGACTCCTGCGCGGAGATGTCGAGGTCACGGGCAATAGCATGGCAACGCTGGAACAGAACCAGCGAAACATGTTCGTGCAGATCGAGGATCGAGTGCGTGCCGTAGAGTCCGCGCCCCGCGTTGGCGGTGCTGCCTCGGCGCCTCTTGCCGATCCCGCTAACGCCCTGGCCACGCCGCTTAGCGACTCGGAGCTTTACGACAATGGCTTCGACCTGCTCAAGCGCCAGCAGTACGAGCAGGCTCGGGAGGTCTTCGCGGAACTTGTACGCGCACAGCCCCAGAGCAACCTTGCCGGCGCAGCCCAGTATTGGTACGGCGAGACCTTCTACGTGCGGCGCGATTTCCAAACTGCCCGTGATGCCTTCGCACGAGTGCTGGCCGAATACCCACGCTCGAGCAAGGCCGCCGACGCCCAGCTGAAGTTAGGCTTTTGCCACTACGAACTGCAGCAGTGGGGGCAGGCCCGCGCCACCCTCGAAGAGGTGCTAGCGCGCTACGGCGGCAGCTCTGCTGCACGGCTCGCCGCGGACCGCCTCGACCGTATGCAGCAGGAAGGCCGGTAG
- the pal gene encoding peptidoglycan-associated lipoprotein Pal encodes MHKFRQVAMTLAALGALVLATGCASTGSSNGGFAEGSDGADSSALVGNGGATYGTGSGEGISGGTVDGSAGRGPAPPRETVIYFDYDRSDVRAEYAELLARHARYIVDNGVVSVRLEGHTDERGSREYNIGLGERRAQAVRQALLSLRVPSTRLATVSFGEERPAVFGQDDASFAANRRVEIVYGR; translated from the coding sequence ATGCATAAGTTCAGGCAGGTCGCGATGACCTTGGCAGCGCTCGGTGCGCTGGTCCTGGCCACCGGTTGTGCCAGCACCGGCAGTAGCAACGGGGGGTTTGCGGAGGGGTCCGATGGAGCGGACAGCAGCGCCCTGGTGGGGAACGGGGGCGCGACCTACGGCACCGGTAGCGGCGAGGGCATCAGCGGTGGCACCGTCGACGGCAGCGCCGGACGCGGCCCGGCGCCGCCCCGCGAGACGGTCATCTACTTCGACTACGATCGCAGTGACGTACGTGCCGAGTACGCCGAGCTCCTCGCCCGCCACGCCCGCTACATCGTCGACAACGGCGTAGTGTCCGTGCGCCTCGAGGGGCACACGGACGAGCGTGGCTCGCGCGAGTACAACATCGGCTTAGGCGAACGGCGGGCGCAAGCAGTGCGCCAGGCGCTGCTTTCCCTACGCGTGCCGTCCACGCGCCTCGCCACCGTTAGCTTCGGCGAGGAGCGGCCCGCTGTCTTCGGGCAGGACGATGCAAGCTTCGCTGCAAACCGTCGCGTGGAGATCGTCTATGGCCGTTAG
- the tolB gene encoding Tol-Pal system beta propeller repeat protein TolB: MDTRKTTTLFMPTALCAALLATLCCTSMVANAQLVIEITKGEANATPVAVVPFATNGVAMNLDVAAVVDADLTRSGRFAPIDRADMLARPSTGTEVDFGDWRLLGVDAIVVGRLTGGGEDSVQIEFEVFDVVRAQQLLAYRIVAERAQLRTAAHLVADQVYEALTGTPGVFATRIAYITKDGGAGSERYRLFVADADGENALAVFDSPAPIMSPSWSPAGHRLAFVSFQDDRSAIYVQELATGEQTRVSSRQGVNSAPAWSPDGNKLALALSDGNGDLDIHVLNVDTQELQQVTRSRGIDTEPVWSRDGRTLYFTSDRAGGPQIYRTDVYTSKTERVTFEGAYNARPRLSPDESRLAMVHNDGGNYRIAVLDLRSRALQVLTDGRLDESPSFAPNGSMIIYATQEQGAGVLAAVAVDGSVQQRLASQGRDVREPVWGPLAARR; encoded by the coding sequence ATGGACACACGGAAGACGACGACCCTTTTTATGCCGACGGCGCTCTGCGCAGCGCTGCTAGCAACGCTGTGTTGCACGTCGATGGTGGCTAACGCTCAGCTGGTCATCGAGATTACCAAGGGAGAGGCCAACGCGACCCCGGTAGCCGTCGTGCCCTTCGCAACTAATGGCGTGGCGATGAACTTGGACGTCGCGGCGGTGGTGGATGCGGATCTCACCCGCAGCGGACGCTTTGCGCCGATCGACCGCGCGGACATGTTGGCGCGGCCAAGCACCGGCACCGAGGTCGACTTTGGCGACTGGCGTCTGCTCGGCGTCGACGCCATCGTGGTCGGCCGCCTCACTGGTGGCGGCGAAGACTCGGTGCAGATTGAGTTCGAAGTCTTCGACGTGGTCCGGGCTCAGCAGCTGCTCGCGTACCGCATCGTTGCGGAGCGGGCCCAGCTGCGCACGGCCGCCCACCTGGTAGCCGATCAGGTTTACGAGGCCCTGACCGGAACGCCGGGTGTATTCGCGACGCGGATCGCCTACATCACCAAGGACGGTGGGGCGGGCAGCGAGCGCTATCGCTTGTTCGTGGCCGACGCAGACGGCGAGAACGCGCTGGCCGTGTTCGACTCTCCGGCGCCCATCATGTCACCGAGCTGGTCGCCAGCGGGGCACCGCCTGGCCTTCGTCTCCTTCCAGGATGATCGCTCCGCGATTTATGTGCAGGAGCTCGCCACAGGGGAGCAGACCCGCGTGTCTTCCCGCCAGGGCGTGAACAGCGCACCGGCTTGGTCACCGGACGGCAACAAGCTGGCCTTGGCCCTATCCGACGGCAACGGGGACCTCGACATTCACGTACTCAACGTGGATACCCAGGAACTGCAGCAGGTGACCCGAAGCCGCGGTATCGACACCGAGCCGGTGTGGTCGCGCGACGGACGGACGCTCTACTTTACATCCGACCGCGCGGGTGGCCCTCAGATCTACCGTACCGATGTGTATACGAGCAAGACCGAGCGGGTAACCTTCGAGGGCGCCTACAACGCTCGCCCACGCCTGTCGCCGGACGAGTCACGCTTGGCCATGGTGCACAACGACGGCGGTAACTATCGGATCGCGGTCCTCGATCTGCGCAGCCGCGCGTTACAGGTACTGACCGACGGACGTTTAGACGAGAGCCCGAGCTTCGCCCCAAATGGGAGCATGATCATCTACGCCACCCAGGAGCAGGGTGCCGGGGTGCTGGCGGCGGTGGCCGTCGATGGTTCCGTGCAGCAGCGACTCGCCTCCCAAGGCCGCGATGTGCGTGAGCCCGTATGGGGGCCCTTGGCGGCCCGGCGGTGA
- the tolA gene encoding cell envelope integrity protein TolA, translated as MSWYPRFIRFLSDSVLPWLGAVAVHALVLVALVFSLGWRHQATPAVASGGPTIEAIEAVVVDSAMLDAEVRRLADLEQARLRAQAAEAQAIRDSQARAEQAAREQAQRTEQARLVQLQREADAKRAAQEQAAREAQARREARAKAEAEAEAQRLAEERRKEEQRLAQERRRAQEKRREEQRQAEERRRAEQARAAQQQKEAEQLLLAALAEEEDRQAKVNAGLLAQYKAQVKQKVERNWARPPDAEAGLSCEVNVRQLRDGQVIKVEFGRCNGNDAVKRSIEGAVNRASPLPPPPDPSLFDEYLVFIFEPE; from the coding sequence ATGAGCTGGTACCCACGTTTCATCCGCTTCCTATCAGATTCAGTCCTGCCGTGGCTAGGCGCGGTGGCGGTGCATGCATTGGTACTGGTGGCGTTGGTCTTCAGCCTGGGATGGCGACACCAGGCCACGCCAGCGGTCGCGTCGGGAGGACCGACGATCGAGGCGATCGAAGCGGTGGTGGTGGATTCAGCGATGCTGGATGCAGAAGTGAGACGCCTCGCCGATCTCGAGCAGGCTCGCCTTCGCGCGCAGGCCGCCGAGGCGCAGGCGATCCGCGACTCCCAGGCGCGGGCCGAACAGGCCGCGCGCGAGCAGGCGCAGCGCACCGAGCAGGCTCGACTAGTGCAACTGCAACGCGAAGCTGACGCCAAACGCGCTGCACAGGAACAGGCTGCTCGCGAGGCGCAGGCCCGGCGGGAGGCGCGGGCGAAGGCAGAAGCGGAGGCCGAAGCGCAGCGATTGGCCGAAGAGAGACGTAAGGAAGAGCAGCGCTTGGCGCAGGAGCGACGCCGCGCACAGGAGAAGCGGCGCGAAGAGCAGCGTCAGGCCGAGGAGCGTCGCCGAGCCGAGCAGGCGCGTGCCGCGCAACAGCAGAAAGAGGCCGAGCAGCTGCTGCTCGCTGCCCTCGCCGAAGAGGAAGATCGGCAAGCCAAGGTCAATGCTGGGCTCCTGGCCCAGTACAAGGCCCAAGTGAAGCAAAAGGTAGAGCGCAACTGGGCGCGACCGCCGGATGCCGAAGCAGGCCTCTCCTGCGAGGTGAACGTACGCCAGCTGCGCGACGGTCAAGTCATCAAGGTGGAGTTCGGTCGATGCAACGGCAACGATGCCGTGAAACGCTCTATCGAAGGGGCCGTGAATCGCGCGTCTCCCCTGCCGCCACCGCCCGATCCCAGCCTCTTCGACGAGTACCTGGTATTCATCTTCGAACCGGAGTGA
- the tolR gene encoding protein TolR, protein MGRRSRGRRLLGEINVVPYIDVMLVLLVIFMVTAPLLTQGIEVDLPQAGAEPLDSEDFDNQEPLVLSIDRDGLIYLNVGENEDAAIDESTALFRATAVLRRSPQTPVLVRADQAVPYGNVVRGMVLLQQAGAAKIGFVTDAPQTPLADPDAGT, encoded by the coding sequence GTGGGCCGTAGATCTCGAGGGCGTCGTCTCCTCGGTGAGATCAACGTAGTGCCCTACATCGACGTGATGCTGGTGCTGCTGGTGATCTTCATGGTCACCGCGCCGCTGCTCACCCAGGGCATCGAAGTAGACCTTCCCCAGGCGGGCGCTGAGCCGTTGGACAGCGAGGACTTCGATAACCAGGAACCGCTGGTGCTCTCGATCGATCGCGATGGGCTCATCTACCTCAACGTCGGCGAGAACGAAGATGCGGCGATCGACGAGTCAACCGCCCTGTTTCGCGCCACTGCCGTGCTCAGGCGCAGTCCTCAAACGCCAGTCCTAGTGCGCGCCGACCAGGCCGTGCCGTACGGCAACGTGGTGCGCGGGATGGTTCTCCTGCAGCAGGCGGGAGCGGCCAAGATTGGCTTCGTGACTGACGCGCCCCAAACACCACTGGCCGATCCTGACGCGGGAACCTGA
- the tolQ gene encoding protein TolQ, translating to MPELLSPDLTFIQLILQASLAVKLVMLLLVIASLMSWSIIFNRWRVIGRARSHTEEFENQFWSGGDLNVLYKRLQDTNNGREGVGSIFQAGYREFGRLRGDRTLGGDKLLENARRSMRVYQNKELDRLETNLSTLATIGSTSPYVGLFGTVWGIMNAFRELGDAGQATLATVAPGIAEALVATAMGLFAAIPAVIAYNRYADQVDRLETRFEAFVEEFSNILQRHAANAGGKGTSNGGP from the coding sequence ATGCCCGAATTGCTTTCTCCGGATCTCACCTTTATCCAGCTCATCCTCCAGGCCAGTTTGGCCGTGAAGCTGGTGATGCTGCTCTTGGTGATCGCCTCGCTCATGTCTTGGTCGATCATCTTCAATCGCTGGCGTGTCATCGGGCGCGCCCGTTCGCACACGGAGGAGTTCGAAAACCAGTTCTGGTCTGGCGGCGATCTCAACGTGCTCTATAAGCGCCTGCAGGATACGAACAACGGGCGTGAAGGAGTGGGCAGCATCTTCCAAGCTGGCTACCGCGAGTTCGGACGCCTTCGCGGCGATCGCACCTTGGGTGGTGACAAGCTGCTCGAGAATGCTCGCCGCTCCATGCGCGTGTATCAGAACAAGGAGCTCGATCGCCTGGAGACCAATCTGTCGACCCTAGCAACGATCGGTTCGACTAGCCCCTACGTGGGACTGTTCGGTACCGTGTGGGGCATCATGAACGCATTCCGAGAGCTAGGCGACGCTGGGCAAGCCACGCTCGCTACCGTGGCGCCGGGTATCGCCGAAGCTCTGGTGGCCACCGCTATGGGCCTGTTCGCCGCGATCCCGGCGGTAATCGCCTACAACCGCTACGCCGATCAGGTCGATCGCCTGGAGACTCGTTTCGAGGCCTTCGTCGAGGAGTTCTCCAACATCCTCCAACGTCACGCGGCGAACGCTGGCGGCAAGGGGACTTCCAACGGTGGGCCGTAG
- the ybgC gene encoding tol-pal system-associated acyl-CoA thioesterase, translated as MSEVFAWPVRVYYEDTDVGGVVYYANYLRFMERARTEYLRAKGFEQDALMAQEGVIFVVVQAEVTFRKPARFNDMLAVTVSIDDSTRTSVRFGQHVYRDSVDGELLVEGSIRGACLDVNSFRPRAIPTAIVENT; from the coding sequence ATGAGTGAGGTGTTCGCCTGGCCCGTGCGCGTGTACTACGAGGACACGGACGTCGGTGGCGTCGTGTACTACGCCAACTACCTGCGTTTCATGGAGCGGGCGCGTACGGAATATCTGCGCGCGAAGGGCTTCGAACAGGACGCGCTCATGGCGCAGGAGGGCGTGATCTTCGTGGTCGTGCAGGCGGAAGTGACCTTTCGCAAGCCCGCGCGTTTCAATGACATGCTGGCGGTGACGGTCAGCATAGACGACAGCACGCGCACGAGCGTCCGCTTCGGTCAACATGTCTACCGCGACAGCGTTGACGGCGAACTGCTGGTGGAAGGGTCGATTCGCGGCGCCTGCCTGGACGTGAACAGCTTTCGCCCCCGTGCCATCCCCACGGCCATCGTAGAGAACACTTGA
- the ruvB gene encoding Holliday junction branch migration DNA helicase RuvB — protein MEEDERVIGAGARVEEDAYERAIRPRRFDDFVGQPRLRRQLDIFVQAARGRGEALDHVLLFGPPGLGKTTLANILATELGVNLRQTSGPVLERAGDLAALLTNLESHDVLFVDEIHRLSPVVEEVLYPAMEDYQIDIVIGEGPGARAIKLDLPPFTLVGATTRAGLLTSPLRDRFGIMERLEFYEVDDLTSIVSRAARILDVAIDGPGARQIAARSRGTPRIANRLLKRVRDFAQVCAGGQINEAVAQEALGMLEVDQRGFDVMDRRLLSIIVEHFDGGPVGVDSLSAALGEERGTIEDVLEPYLIQQGYLMRTARGRVATRKAWEVLGRAAPPGSGTPPADLFEGNDR, from the coding sequence ATGGAGGAAGACGAGCGGGTCATCGGCGCCGGTGCGCGTGTAGAGGAGGACGCCTACGAGCGCGCCATTCGGCCGCGCCGCTTCGACGACTTCGTCGGCCAGCCCCGGTTACGTCGCCAGCTCGATATCTTCGTACAGGCTGCCCGGGGGCGCGGAGAGGCGCTCGACCACGTGCTCCTGTTCGGCCCGCCTGGCCTTGGCAAGACCACCCTGGCCAATATCCTCGCCACCGAGCTGGGCGTAAACCTGCGCCAAACCTCCGGTCCCGTTCTCGAGCGGGCGGGTGACTTGGCGGCCTTGCTGACCAATTTAGAGTCCCACGATGTGCTTTTCGTGGATGAGATCCACCGCCTCAGCCCCGTGGTGGAGGAGGTGCTCTACCCGGCGATGGAGGACTACCAGATCGACATCGTGATCGGCGAGGGCCCGGGTGCGCGGGCGATCAAACTCGACCTGCCGCCGTTCACCCTCGTAGGCGCCACAACCCGCGCCGGCCTCCTAACGTCGCCGTTACGCGACCGCTTTGGGATCATGGAACGACTCGAGTTCTACGAGGTCGATGATCTGACGAGCATCGTCTCGCGCGCGGCTCGGATTCTCGACGTCGCCATCGACGGACCGGGGGCTCGACAGATTGCTGCGCGCTCCCGGGGCACGCCCCGCATCGCAAACCGACTGCTCAAGCGTGTGCGCGACTTCGCTCAGGTGTGTGCTGGCGGGCAGATCAACGAGGCGGTGGCACAAGAGGCCCTCGGCATGCTCGAGGTGGATCAGCGTGGATTCGACGTGATGGACCGTCGCCTGCTCAGCATCATCGTGGAGCACTTCGACGGTGGCCCCGTGGGTGTCGATAGCCTGTCCGCGGCCCTCGGCGAAGAGCGGGGTACGATCGAGGACGTGCTGGAGCCCTACCTGATCCAGCAGGGATATCTCATGCGCACGGCGCGCGGGCGCGTCGCGACGCGAAAGGCATGGGAGGTGCTAGGGCGAGCCGCACCCCCCGGCAGCGGCACGCCACCTGCGGACCTGTTCGAGGGCAACGATCGATGA
- the ruvA gene encoding Holliday junction branch migration protein RuvA produces MIGFLRGRLAEKRPPDLVIDVGGVGYEVEAPMSTCADLPATGESIHLLTHLVVRDDAHVLFGFATEAERGLFRELIRVSKVGPKVALGILSGISVSDFAHCVEEGDTSRLTRLPGIGKKTAERLVVEMRDRLQGEATSSTFGVNLAGREALPADGRREAFEALLALGYKNAEASRMLKDLKVNGLDTAQIVRLALRG; encoded by the coding sequence ATGATCGGCTTCCTTCGCGGTCGCCTGGCGGAAAAACGGCCTCCGGACCTGGTCATCGATGTGGGCGGGGTGGGCTACGAGGTGGAAGCCCCCATGTCCACCTGCGCCGATCTGCCGGCGACGGGCGAGTCGATCCACCTACTGACCCATTTGGTGGTGCGCGATGATGCCCACGTGCTGTTCGGCTTCGCCACGGAGGCAGAACGGGGACTGTTTCGCGAGCTGATTCGCGTCTCCAAAGTGGGCCCCAAGGTGGCCCTAGGGATTCTATCCGGCATCAGCGTGAGCGACTTCGCTCACTGCGTGGAGGAGGGCGATACGAGCCGCCTAACCCGCCTACCAGGTATCGGCAAAAAGACTGCTGAGCGTCTTGTAGTCGAGATGCGCGATCGCCTGCAGGGTGAGGCGACCAGCAGCACCTTCGGGGTCAACCTTGCGGGGCGCGAGGCGTTGCCCGCAGATGGACGTCGCGAGGCCTTCGAGGCCTTGCTCGCGCTTGGCTACAAGAACGCTGAGGCATCAAGGATGCTGAAGGACCTGAAGGTGAACGGCCTGGATACGGCGCAGATCGTGCGATTGGCTTTGCGCGGCTGA